The following are encoded together in the Acidobacteriota bacterium genome:
- a CDS encoding alpha-hydroxy-acid oxidizing protein: MSTAVNIADLRLAAKKRLPRVVFDYIDGGADAEITLRENSRAFEDVTFRPHSAVATSRCDLSTTVLGTKLDLPFLLAPVGSSRMFYPRGEEVAARAAGDNGTAYILSTLSGCHVQDVKSATRGPVWFQLYLVGGRDVAMGGIERAKATGCAALVVTIDTPVAGMRERDLRNGMKPLLSGKPFAMLPHLGQFLIKPRWLSAYLRDGGLMNFPNIVLPEGPMPYADVGAALEQSMTCWDDLRWIRDAWGGPIVVKGVHTADDARRAIDGGASAVVVSNHGGRQLDGVAATIQVLPEVVAAVDGRVEVLLDGGIRRGGDVVKALCLGARAVLIGRAYAYGLGAAGGPGVARAIDVLRTDIVRTLKLLGIASTAALDESFVQVR; this comes from the coding sequence ATGTCCACGGCCGTTAATATCGCCGACCTGCGCCTGGCCGCGAAGAAGCGGCTGCCCCGCGTGGTGTTTGATTACATCGACGGCGGCGCTGACGCGGAGATCACCCTGCGCGAGAACAGCCGCGCATTTGAAGACGTCACCTTCCGGCCCCATTCAGCCGTCGCCACTTCCCGCTGCGACCTCTCGACCACGGTCCTGGGCACAAAACTCGACCTGCCGTTTCTGCTGGCGCCGGTCGGCAGCAGCCGCATGTTTTATCCACGCGGCGAGGAGGTGGCTGCCCGTGCCGCCGGCGACAACGGCACCGCCTACATTCTCTCCACGCTTTCGGGTTGCCACGTTCAGGACGTCAAGAGCGCCACCCGCGGACCCGTCTGGTTTCAGCTCTACCTGGTGGGCGGACGCGACGTGGCGATGGGTGGCATCGAACGCGCAAAGGCAACCGGTTGCGCGGCGCTCGTCGTCACGATCGATACGCCGGTGGCTGGCATGCGCGAACGCGACCTGCGCAACGGGATGAAGCCGCTTCTTTCCGGCAAGCCGTTCGCGATGCTTCCTCACCTCGGCCAGTTCCTCATCAAGCCACGCTGGCTCTCGGCGTACCTTCGCGACGGCGGTCTGATGAACTTCCCCAACATCGTCTTGCCGGAAGGCCCGATGCCCTACGCGGATGTGGGTGCGGCGCTTGAACAATCAATGACGTGCTGGGACGACCTGCGCTGGATTCGCGACGCATGGGGCGGGCCGATTGTGGTGAAAGGCGTGCACACCGCCGATGACGCGAGGCGTGCGATTGATGGCGGCGCGTCAGCCGTGGTGGTCTCGAACCATGGCGGACGGCAGTTGGACGGCGTGGCGGCCACGATTCAGGTGCTGCCCGAAGTGGTGGCGGCGGTGGATGGACGCGTGGAGGTGCTCCTCGACGGCGGCATCCGGCGCGGCGGCGACGTGGTGAAGGCGCTGTGCCTGGGCGCACGCGCGGTGCTCATCGGTCGCGCCTACGCGTACGGACTCGGCGCCGCAGGCGGGCCTGGCGTCGCTCGGGCGATCGATGTCCTCCGCACCGATATCGTGCGGACACTGAAACTGCTCGGCATCGCATCCACCGCCGCGCTCGACGAAAGCTTCGTACAAGTCCGTTGA